One genomic window of Arvicola amphibius chromosome 4, mArvAmp1.2, whole genome shotgun sequence includes the following:
- the LOC119813665 gene encoding zinc finger protein Pegasus-like, translating into MGEKRVEPQDFLKNFPEYLSQQTRQVNELAWDLAEQARDPGLPGDGDALDGSPVLMLDDLGRTLDGKLQCPYCSYASERAERLLEHTRIHTGEKPRRCHLCPFASAYERYLEAHMRSHTGEKPYRCELCAYRCNYRSNLSHHQRRRHNLLPLTGPRASLSSVKMWGDLQNKSTVAGGKRRMLIALCPPSGVVQKPDYLSDFPHKILDVQNDFFDSMDKPSLCGLPRDPEELLLVDNPLNQMSALAGHLANLPPENQNCVSADVDSSLDENPFMIQQPSAQGSVPQSSPMVLEPHPPSFSQTDCSPFAGSSSQPSGHTTSTSILGNSQPSTPALSLPAEDPQLLFHCQHCDTYFADNVLYTIHMGCHGYDSPFRCNVCGCNCKNKYDFACHFARGQHN; encoded by the coding sequence atgggggagaagaGGGTGGAGCCTCAGGACTTCCTGAAGAACTTCCCGGAGTACCTGAGCCAGCAGACCCGCCAGGTGAACGAGCTGGCGTGGGACCTGGCCGAGCAAGCCCGTGACCCCGGCCTCCCCGGCGATGGCGATGCCCTGGATGGGAGCCCGGTGCTGATGCTGGACGActtggggaggaccttggacggGAAGCTGCAGTGCCCGTACTGCAGCTATGCCAGCGAGAGAGCTGAGCGGCTGCTGGAGCACACTAGAATCCACACGGGCGAGAAGCCGCGCCGGTGTCACCTCTGCCCCTTCGCCTCGGCTTACGAGCGCTACCTCGAGGCTCACATGCGGTCCCACACCGGAGAGAAGCCGTACAGATGCGAGCTGTGTGCCTACCGCTGCAATTACAGAAGCAACCTGTCGCACCATCAAAGGCGCAGGCACAATTTGTTACCGCTCACCGGGCCCCGGGCCTCCTTAAGCAGCGTGAAAATGTGGGGGGACTTGCAGAATAAAAGCACCGTAGCGGGTGGCAAACGAAGGATGCTCATTGCCCTATGTCCACCTTCTGGGGTCGTTCAGAAACCAGACTACCTGAGCGATTTTCCCCACAAGATCCTAGATGTTCAGAATGACTTCTTTGACAGTATGGATAAGCCTTCACTCTGTGGACTGCCGAGGGACCCCGAGGAGCTCTTGCTAGTGGACAATCCCTTGAATCAGATGTCTGCTCTAGCAGGACACTTGGCTAACTTGCCACCTGAAAACCAAAACTGCGTCTCAGCTGATGTAGACTCCAGCCTCGATGAAAATCCTTTCATGATCCAACAGCCCTCTGCCCAAGGGAGTGTCCCTCAGAGCTCCCCTATGGTCCTCGAGCCTCATCCACCGTCATTTAGTCAGACGGACTGCAGTCCGTTTGCAGGGTCCAGCAGCCAGCCGAGTGGCCACACCACCAGCACCTCCATCCTCGGAAACAGCCAGCCGAGCACTCCGGCCCTAAGCTTGCCGGCGGAGGaccctcagctccttttccacTGCCAGCACTGTGACACATACTTTGCAGACAACGTCCTTTACACTATTCATATGGGATGCCATGGGTACGACAGTCCTTTTCGCTGTAACGTATGTGGATGCAATTGTAAAAACAAGTACGATTTTGCCTGCCATTTTGCAAGAGGCCAACATAACTAG